The following is a genomic window from Lagenorhynchus albirostris chromosome 2, mLagAlb1.1, whole genome shotgun sequence.
AGTGCAGAAAAGCCAGGTGGTGGACCTCGTGCATTGACTTCACCTGGCAGACCGTCCACCCACCCATGTCTCTGTCCTCCCCAAACCCTTCTTTTTTTGTATGATCATATTTATTTGTGACGTCCCgaaaaaaatgattaaactcacagaaaaagaatcatgCATCATGCTTGTGGCTCCCAGCAGCAGAAAATTGGTGGGAGGAAATACAGGATAAAGGTTgttcaaaggtacaaacttccagttataaggtaaataaatacaaaacaggTAATGTACAACAAAAACTCATACGCCACAATAGCAAATAATCAAACTATAATATAGACTAAGGAACTGAAtcgacatttatccaaagaagatatacaaatgaccaatagaTACATGACAAGTTACTCACCATTACAAAAGATGGAATGTACAAGAAGACCACAATTAGCACAGCTGTAGGATACTATCAAAGTTGTTAAGGCAGTAAATCCCattcatcacaagaagaaaaaggtTTTTTTGGTAACCATTTCATAATATAGGTAAGTCATATCATTACACTTCAAAATTTGATatcataaaacaagaaaaacatttaaaaggtaaaaactaAAAGTGCAAAATTATCAAAGAGGACAAACTACTACTGTTTTacctttagaattattttattaaatcttaaatGTACAACAGCTTCTTAACTCTACACACGAAATCGATTTTTTTAGAAGAATGATGTTATGTCTTATTACACCATGATTCTGGCTAATAGTCTttcaaaactttcagaaaaatcttgaaaaaggtTTCACATGTCAAAACTTTGAAATTTGACATTATCAAAGAAGGGATTCTTCCACACTTTTATAGAGACCACTGGAAAGACACAACAATTCAAAAGCTAAGAAACtgtttcaaaagcattttttattgtctttcctCCACAGGAAGGTAATGTTCTTACATAATTGAGTCCACTCACAAAATGGCTCTGTGTACCTGCTCTGGTGTCTTCTCCCATATCCCTGCATGACTGAGATAAGAGTTTCCTGAACATTGTTATTTCGATAACCTAAAGCTCTTCTGTTACCTCTGGGCTCTAATTCTCTATACAGTCAAGCCCATGGCAAATAAGAAGCTCAGTATCATCTTGTCTGTCCATAACCCCCACTTCCTCCATTGCCTCTTGGACCATAGCTTCCTCCACTGTACGATCCCCCCATGTTCCTGCTACCTACCACTCAGTTTTCCACTCTTCAGTAATTCGTACTTAGAAGGTTTCTGCTTATAATCCTCCAAAtcactgtaatttttcttttaattttatttatttatttttggctgtgttgggtcttcgttgctgcgtgcaggttttctctagttgcggcgagcaggggctactctccattgcggagcatgggctctaggcatgtaggcttcggtagttgtggtttgcgggctctagagcgcaggctcagcagttgtgacacaaggactcagttgctccgcagcatgtgggatcctcccagaccagggctcgaacccatgtcccctgcattggcagccggattcttaaccactgtgccaccagggaagccccaatcactGTAATTTTGACTTCCATAATTCCTCCTTCTATAGTTGTCATAAACAGCTCTGGAGCTCCCATCCTGGTAGCCATATCCACCACCATATCCTCCTCGCCCTCCTCCATGCCCAGGGCTACACCCCAAATTGCCACCTCCAGGTCCTCCTCCAGACCCATGATAGCCATCCCCAAATGTATGTCCTCTTCCATATCCATCAGATCCTCCTGTAAATTTCCTTCCTCCAAAGTTTCCTGCTCCAAacttcccaccaccaccatgaaaatatacaaaaccagcctttcttcctcttccacttctAGAACATGGGCCTTCTTGCATTTCTTGTCTAGACAAGGCCTTTCTTACTTCTGCATGATGACCATTGACGGTACGATTTTTCTGCAACACAACCTTATCCACGGGATCATGGTCATCAAAAGCAACAAACCCAAAACCTCTTTTCTTGCCTGACTGCCCATCAGTAATTATTTCAATGGCAttgatttttccatatttctcAAAGTAATCTCTAAGATGACGTTCCTCAGTATCTTCTGCAATTCCACCAACAAACAGCTTCTTCACAGTGACCAGAGCCCCCGGCTTTCCATAGTCCTCTCTTGGGACAGTACGTTTGGGAGTAACCGTTTTCCCATCAGTGGAATGAGGTCTGGCAGCCATGACAGCATCAACCTCAGCCATGGATGAAAACGTGACAAAACCAAATCTTCTTGATTTTTGGCTTACAGGGTCCCGTACTAACACACAGTCTGTGAGATATTCCCATTGCTGGTAGTGGTTCCACAGACGTTCTTCTGTGGTTTCAGAGCTCAAGCCACCAATAAAGAGTTTACGGAattgttccttttctctcttattcCTCTCCAAAGGAACAGattttgaagttttcttcatCATGGGCTTACTAGCTTCAGCCATTTCTCTGAAACTCAGGGGGATGAGGGAGATCTCAGGGCACTAACAGGAACCGAACTGGCCCCTGCGCCATGGTGAGAACACAAACCTGGTCGGTCCTGACCCTGCGGTCAGAACTTCCACTGCTCCAGGAAAACTCTAGGAGCACCTCCACGGGGACCCGGCGCTGCTGCCTCTGGAGCCGCTGCCGCCCTTGAATCAACCTTGAGCAACTTTCAATTTTTCAGAATAGGTTGATTGGTGAAACAGGTCAATGCAGGTTCCCCCAGTCCCAAGAGCTGTCCTGTGACCCACTCCTGAGATGTAGACAGCCTGTAGCTTGCTGGAAATAGCAGTCCTCCCCAAACCTTTGTATAACAGGCTTGGGTccagaaatctgtttttttattttataaataagtctGCAGGTAATTTTTTGCACCCCCAGATTTGGGAACCTGGGCTCTAACAAGTCATGAGTCTGTGGTCCAAGTCGGTGGAGGACGCTGTGGGGACACGAAGGGGagaatcagagaaggcttcatggaggaggtgatcTTTGTGTTGATTCCTGACAGCTGAGTGTGTATTATCTAAGTGGACGGAGGATTTGTATGAGTGGGGTGGGGGCTCTACAAAATGAAGGAACATCATGGGCAAAGCTATGGGGGTGTGAAACAGCTTCCTTCAGGAACAAAGGAGCCAAAGTGGATGGCAGTGGCTGGAGAGCTGAGCTCCAACCTCTGCTGTTACAGCCTATCTCATGCCTTTGTGAGCTCTGTGGGGCCTTGTGGAACCAAGCTGAGAGCCCAATCAGGCAGGGGTGATtttccctggcctgagtgagccttGGGTTTCACTGGGCTCTGAGGCCAGACCCTCAATCTTCACAGGAAAGTtacactttttatctttttgaaccTGAACTGTCAACCCCTTTTCGTGGTGAGCGCAGCGAAAGGGCAGCAGCTTACGGCCGGCTTCCTGGTCCTCCAACAAGGATCGAGGCAGCTGGGCCCAACTGTCAGGAGTCTCACAGTGAAACCCTGATGGCTTGTGGGCAGTAGTGGTTTTGGATGGTCTCCTGGGGGCCCCCAGAGTCTCAGTTATTTGGGGAAAATCAGACATCCGGGAGTCAGATTCTCACTCTCTCCCTCACCCATCCATGCCCACCTAGAGCATAATTAcgaatattaaatcatttaataggTGGGTTAGCGTAATGCCTGGTGTatagtgagtgctcaataaatgttagctattatgattgttttactcattcattcGCTCTGCTTTTAGTCATTCATTTACccactattcattcattcattcattcaccccaATTCACTCATTAATTCAGCACAAATTCATTGCACATCTTGCCTTCATCTGTGCTGGGCCTGCCTTAGCCCAAACCCCTCCTGTGATGGGTGCTCCCAAAACTCAACATCGGTCAACATAGGTCTGGGAATTCAAACACACTCCCGTTTACCTGTGAGCACGAATACCTTTAATGACAGCAGTGCCTCTCACCCAAACAAGTGACAACAGATGGCCCCTTGCGGACCCCTTGCAGCCTTTAGCCACATTTGACCATCTCTCCCCCAAAGGGCCAAATGGTGCTGAGTGTCTCTACCTTGGCACCAAGCTTTACTGAACACCAGCTAGATGCCTGAATCTGGAGCCCACACATGGCTGTGGCAGGGGCAAAGTGGAAGATGAAGGGAACTACTTCTTAGGGAATTGGCAGTGAGGATTCGGAGCCGTGCATAGCCtttgatttaattatttattcatgtatctctctgtctcttccaagACTTGGAAAACACTAATGACAGTATCAGAAGGTGTTGGTTACGTGTCAAAGCAGTGACTCCTGAAGGAgcttggaggagggagagaactcagggcaggagggcagagtgggcttcctggaggaggagtcCATCCAGTGGCGAGAATGACCTGAGCAAGGATGTGTGGCCCAGTGGGTTCTTGCAGGGAAGCTGAGGGAGATGGGGTGGCCCCGGGGAGTGGAGCAGGCCTGCCTGCCCTAGTCAGGGAAAAGCAGGAAGCCGGAGAAGACACTGTCGGAGCCCTCGGTGCCCACCATGCCGTTGTAGTCGTTGACCGCCAGCCACACCTGCTCGCCCACCTTCATCCGCAGCAGCACACTGCCTGAGCTGACCTGCTTGGTGTTGGTCATGTGGTCACAGAAGGTGGTCACCTTGACACCGTTGCGGTACAGCTGCACACACAGGTTGGCCGTGTGTGACGTGTAGTAGACAAAGTAGTAGAGGCCGGGAACTTTGCAGGTGAACTTGCCAGTGTTCGTGTCGTAATCCCCCTGTGGGTTTGTGATGACTGAATTGAACTTGACCAGGCTGTTGGGCGCTGGGAACTGGACTGTCTGCCGTGTGACAGTGAATACTGACTGGTGATTCTGCTTGTACCTGCCCTCATCGCCCGGGTCCCCAGGGGGTCCCATGTTGCCGGGATCCCCTGGAATCCCAGGGGTTCCCATGGGACCATTTTTCCCAGGATAGCCAGGTGTGCCAGGATCTCCCTTCTGACCCTTTGGTCCTCGTGTCCCAGGGATAGCTGGGATTCCTGGGGAGAGAGCAGGTGGGAAGGAAGTGATGGGGCAGGGGACAAGGAAGAGGGACAGGGCTATGCTCCAGGGGACATGCCACCAGGGTTTGGTCTCTGGACTCTCTTTCCCCCTGAGGGTGGCCTACTCACCTGGGCACAGTgggcagggagaagaggggagagagaccctggttcaaatcctgcctccccATGGTCTTGCCCTCTGACCTTGGCTGCAGCACGGCCCcgtctcttggcctcagtttccatgtTTGTGATGGAGGGGAGGGTAGGACCAGCCAGCTCAGGAGGTGGTAGAGCTGGGCTGCATCTCAGAGAGCATGCCAGAGGCCACGACTGTCAGCCCACGGACAGCATGCGGCCTCAGATAACTCTTCACCTAAAAGTCTAGGTTCTTAGTTTTTCTTGACAAAAATCAGAAGATCGGTCAGAGGCAGATCTCCTGGAAAGGTCCTAAAACTTAAGCTTTGGGCCCCATTTACTTGCACTGGCCCTTTCAAGGCCCTTtgcataattttacatttataattttttcaactttttatgttgaaataattacagattcacaggatgttgcaaaaaaataaaaggacaagggggcttccctggtggcgcagtggttgagagtccgcctgccgatgcaggggacacgggtttatgccccggtccgggaagatcccacatgccgtggagcggctgggcccgtgagccatggcctctgagcctgcgcgtccggagcctgtgctccacaaagggagaggccacagcagtgagaggcccctgtatcgcaaaaaaaaaaaaaaaaaaaaaaggacgagGAAGTCTCATGTACC
Proteins encoded in this region:
- the LOC132516339 gene encoding heterogeneous nuclear ribonucleoproteins A2/B1-like isoform X2; protein product: MMKKTSKSVPLERNKREKEQFRKLFIGGLSSETTEERLWNHYQQWEYLTDCVLVRDPVSQKSRRFGFVTFSSMAEVDAVMAARPHSTDGKTVTPKRTVPREDYGKPGALVTVKKLFVGGIAEDTEERHLRDYFEKYGKINAIEIITDGQSGKKRGFGFVAFDDHDPVDKVVLQKNRTVNGHHAEVRKALSRQEMQEGPCSRSGRGRKAGFVYFHGGGGKFGAGNFGGRKFTGGSDGYGRGHTFGDGYHGSGGGPGGGNLGCSPGHGGGRGGYGGGYGYQDGSSRAVYDNYRRRNYGSQNYSDWGFPGGTDYKQKPSKYELLKSGKLSGR
- the LOC132516339 gene encoding heterogeneous nuclear ribonucleoproteins A2/B1-like isoform X1, which produces MAEASKPMMKKTSKSVPLERNKREKEQFRKLFIGGLSSETTEERLWNHYQQWEYLTDCVLVRDPVSQKSRRFGFVTFSSMAEVDAVMAARPHSTDGKTVTPKRTVPREDYGKPGALVTVKKLFVGGIAEDTEERHLRDYFEKYGKINAIEIITDGQSGKKRGFGFVAFDDHDPVDKVVLQKNRTVNGHHAEVRKALSRQEMQEGPCSRSGRGRKAGFVYFHGGGGKFGAGNFGGRKFTGGSDGYGRGHTFGDGYHGSGGGPGGGNLGCSPGHGGGRGGYGGGYGYQDGSSRAVYDNYRRRNYGSQNYSDWGFPGGTVVKNPAANAGDMGSSPGLGGSHMLRSN
- the C1QC gene encoding complement C1q subcomponent subunit C, producing MDMGPSSWPRLVPNLLLFLLVLLPGGQAGTDCYGIAGIPGLPGAPGKDGHDGLPGPKGEPGIPAIPGTRGPKGQKGDPGTPGYPGKNGPMGTPGIPGDPGNMGPPGDPGDEGRYKQNHQSVFTVTRQTVQFPAPNSLVKFNSVITNPQGDYDTNTGKFTCKVPGLYYFVYYTSHTANLCVQLYRNGVKVTTFCDHMTNTKQVSSGSVLLRMKVGEQVWLAVNDYNGMVGTEGSDSVFSGFLLFPD